A single genomic interval of Stieleria maiorica harbors:
- a CDS encoding FtsK/SpoIIIE domain-containing protein, whose protein sequence is MNPTELIGEVFTRYLASSIDIEGDEGTARLMIDHLSACQTVAIAKAILLHGSLSGVVDLKINKEFVGESDLPERVLTTDPATYFRNCKCDRPILLVAATGDDEEQSLKEFVRIGADELKASPKLWVDAASSGIALTDDHKTWWEKALAGLCDLRVIALERLAEYVVKTRELIEDEGLPVGKALGQSLPALRFPMDSGFFDRIADRTRTHKSAWNREFKRVYGKNACFLEKRTPSQLILSEDDLRKSFDKVKSEIGEHLHPTIETFIDAPSGWNEAASALAHCEWEDVRLLFDGLRRVKLNLGEETRQFYDELNPDLLSETDNDYLDILVTRKKLGEATEEDQQFYESHRNEIKEDRKLRSGWDKFIYGRPRECTDFVIGLAACIESLFNQVDEAKKRTLLIRCDSANKRDLRNLNYHAGEYFATRYAGLKSLLGNRVKWEVGKLFDFPELVEQWRESKKKLDRLNTSQAKNALQLKFFLEVETEATEGTIDKTSTQLVWTYDVNAVTSSFVADWRRLVKHPLVRCRTGLDPISSKGIYQTVSLSDVQTFQPSYDRTKGSFVATYKKDRDIQIEWQGNLAIAQGDGFISEAVASDLKSKFDDFAADYSEAIEHFPDVGVTSESLTKQLKSYTDLLSAICTNAKGDRNRQLLLRPLLQIGAVEIDSDVTTVIVAPWHPLRMAAIAKKAQLVADIIKRLLTEKQVEFGDQRLYFKEMVRELEHPFYPEVVVGWTESEAHILSVTDAVGDYSLHEPPVLQKKRIAATNENPGPAAARVMELLRQYVRLHPHERANLSLVLFNSDSSRLPQAVVDKIAALHEDDEEVHCQIILRHTNPNRLRHLYQEIIESADEDVDSYSPSEATQDFLARLRIGILVDQAAPPDPKDGPPHDISFSQDVIARHAELEWCSEDFAPIELEHFIPPRWSRRRPAAKDDLKSIVYLCCPVQSKETWAYLTAVTTFRKGGGDWDGNPEKRLLPVRQLDFSNNETRQIFEETHNLANWVVNYDELLDRRQLQNQSVRIIRYKQSATQGRNLIISSTASSGMLRTMLINRLRRLNLDLTDAEYQKLAEKLIEDANSISGDLALRAAKRGRSAYELMGVVLSRYLIRHEFTGDRYFGWYFLDDYAEWLGQKEEQIADLMVVSPEQTENGLLLSIIVSESKYIDEANLAPKKKESQKQLRDTVRRVHEALFGNPDRLDRELWLARLSDLVLDGVLFSAGQSPKVSDWRRNIRGGSCKIMLRGYSHVFVHSQDSSDTNTFPLDQVENCHQEVFARKELRELMLAYWKDDDPTSVRNREFDFPPSNTPHEFLPPTAIRRSSDIVKRFPNSPDRAVPPTEAGSQQSHAKTDTESPEIEIDPSSDKIESINPRESGQNSDQAGILTSKESVWAFDGLSRVIEAHVETRLESEADIEWLKEVVKRTKTGLQQYNLQAKLKSETMTPNAALLKFEGSSHLTVDQVVKRQSEFLTTHGLNIISVQPEPGIVSIAVARREREVVNLAAIWKRWSPARSDGNQSIAIAVRENDGSILYLDPGQKHAPHTLIAGSTGSGKSVLMQNILLGIAATNTVKQAEIVLIDPKQGVDYFQFEDLPHLGGGVITDDQKAIERLQSLVVEMDARYSRFRQARANNITSYNNKVDTADRMPTIWLIHDEFAEWMMVEEYKEAVSTTVQRLGVKARAAGIHLIFAAQRPDANVMPMQLRSNLGNRLILRVDGEGTSEIALGEKGAEKLLGKGHLLAKLEGEPVCVYAQVPLASGDFVDAAIHEFLSN, encoded by the coding sequence ATGAATCCGACTGAACTGATTGGCGAAGTATTCACTCGTTATCTGGCTTCATCCATCGACATAGAAGGCGATGAAGGTACCGCCCGGCTGATGATTGACCACCTCTCGGCGTGCCAAACCGTCGCTATCGCCAAGGCAATTCTCTTGCACGGCTCGCTCAGTGGCGTGGTTGACCTCAAGATCAACAAAGAGTTTGTTGGCGAATCTGATTTGCCCGAAAGGGTCTTAACCACAGACCCTGCTACCTACTTTCGAAATTGCAAATGCGATCGGCCAATTCTTCTTGTTGCTGCAACTGGGGACGATGAAGAACAATCGCTTAAAGAGTTTGTCCGCATTGGTGCCGACGAGCTGAAAGCAAGCCCCAAACTCTGGGTGGACGCAGCCAGCAGCGGGATCGCGCTGACGGACGATCACAAAACCTGGTGGGAGAAAGCACTTGCTGGACTGTGTGACTTGCGAGTTATAGCGCTCGAGCGATTGGCTGAATATGTCGTCAAAACGCGTGAGCTGATCGAGGATGAAGGCCTTCCTGTCGGGAAGGCGCTGGGGCAATCACTACCCGCCCTGCGATTTCCGATGGATTCGGGATTCTTCGATCGAATTGCTGATCGAACGCGAACACATAAATCAGCTTGGAATCGCGAATTCAAGCGAGTCTACGGCAAGAATGCATGCTTCCTCGAAAAACGCACGCCGTCGCAATTGATCCTAAGCGAAGACGATTTGAGAAAATCTTTCGATAAGGTGAAATCGGAGATCGGCGAACACTTGCACCCAACGATCGAGACATTCATTGACGCCCCAAGTGGCTGGAACGAGGCGGCATCTGCGCTCGCGCATTGTGAGTGGGAAGATGTTCGCTTGCTATTCGATGGTCTTCGACGCGTAAAGCTGAATTTGGGTGAAGAAACCCGACAGTTTTATGACGAATTGAACCCCGATTTGCTTAGTGAAACTGATAACGACTACTTGGACATCCTTGTTACGCGTAAGAAGCTTGGCGAAGCAACCGAGGAAGATCAGCAGTTTTATGAATCGCACCGAAACGAAATAAAAGAAGATCGCAAGCTTCGATCAGGATGGGACAAGTTCATCTATGGTCGCCCACGCGAATGCACCGATTTTGTTATTGGACTTGCTGCTTGTATTGAATCGCTATTCAATCAAGTCGACGAAGCGAAAAAGCGAACGTTGCTGATTCGCTGCGATAGCGCAAACAAGCGTGACTTGCGAAACTTGAACTATCACGCAGGCGAGTATTTTGCAACTCGTTACGCAGGCCTAAAATCATTGCTAGGCAACCGCGTAAAGTGGGAAGTGGGTAAGCTGTTCGACTTCCCGGAACTAGTAGAACAATGGCGAGAGAGCAAGAAAAAGTTAGACCGACTGAACACGTCGCAAGCTAAGAATGCTTTGCAACTCAAATTCTTCCTTGAAGTCGAGACGGAGGCGACCGAAGGAACTATTGACAAAACCTCGACCCAGCTTGTCTGGACCTACGATGTGAACGCTGTCACAAGTTCTTTTGTTGCGGATTGGAGACGATTGGTAAAGCATCCTCTGGTTCGCTGCCGAACAGGCCTAGATCCGATTAGCTCCAAAGGAATTTATCAAACAGTCAGTCTGTCAGACGTACAAACTTTTCAGCCGTCGTATGATCGAACAAAGGGTTCGTTTGTCGCGACCTACAAGAAAGATCGCGACATCCAGATTGAGTGGCAAGGGAATTTGGCAATTGCGCAAGGAGATGGCTTCATTTCGGAGGCCGTCGCTTCCGACTTAAAGTCGAAATTTGACGACTTCGCAGCTGACTATTCCGAAGCAATTGAGCACTTCCCTGACGTTGGTGTTACCAGTGAGTCGCTGACGAAGCAGCTTAAGTCCTACACAGATTTGCTTTCCGCCATCTGCACCAACGCGAAAGGGGATCGAAATCGACAACTGCTACTTCGCCCACTTCTTCAGATAGGCGCTGTCGAGATTGATTCTGATGTGACCACAGTCATCGTAGCACCTTGGCATCCGTTGCGAATGGCTGCAATAGCGAAGAAAGCTCAGCTCGTCGCAGATATAATCAAGCGTCTGCTGACAGAAAAGCAGGTCGAATTTGGTGATCAAAGACTGTACTTCAAGGAGATGGTTAGAGAGCTTGAGCATCCCTTCTATCCTGAAGTCGTCGTCGGCTGGACCGAATCCGAGGCTCACATTTTGTCGGTCACCGACGCTGTTGGTGACTACAGCCTCCACGAACCACCCGTTCTGCAGAAAAAGCGAATCGCGGCAACTAACGAAAATCCCGGTCCTGCCGCCGCGCGAGTGATGGAACTGCTGAGGCAGTACGTCAGGTTGCACCCACACGAACGTGCCAACTTATCGTTGGTTTTGTTCAACAGTGATTCGTCGCGTTTGCCGCAGGCTGTCGTGGACAAGATCGCTGCGCTTCACGAAGACGACGAGGAAGTTCATTGTCAAATCATTTTACGGCACACAAACCCCAATCGGCTGAGGCATCTTTATCAAGAGATTATCGAGTCGGCGGATGAGGATGTGGATTCGTACAGCCCTAGCGAGGCAACTCAAGATTTTCTTGCGAGGCTGCGTATTGGCATCCTGGTAGATCAAGCCGCACCGCCTGACCCAAAAGACGGCCCGCCGCACGACATCTCTTTCTCGCAGGACGTGATTGCTCGACATGCCGAATTGGAATGGTGCTCTGAGGATTTCGCACCGATAGAATTGGAGCATTTCATTCCACCGCGTTGGTCTAGGCGAAGACCGGCTGCCAAAGACGATTTGAAGTCGATCGTCTATCTTTGTTGCCCTGTTCAAAGTAAAGAGACGTGGGCATACCTAACCGCAGTGACAACATTCAGAAAGGGTGGCGGTGACTGGGATGGCAATCCTGAGAAGCGATTGCTACCTGTTCGCCAACTTGACTTCAGCAACAACGAAACTCGTCAGATTTTTGAAGAGACACACAACCTTGCGAACTGGGTTGTAAACTACGACGAACTGCTCGATAGACGACAGCTGCAAAATCAAAGCGTTCGCATCATTCGTTACAAACAGTCGGCAACTCAAGGACGTAATCTTATTATCTCGTCGACTGCCAGCTCTGGCATGTTGCGAACAATGCTCATCAATCGGCTGAGGCGGCTCAACCTCGATTTGACCGATGCCGAGTATCAGAAGCTTGCAGAGAAGTTGATTGAAGACGCAAATTCAATCTCGGGCGACTTAGCTTTGCGTGCTGCCAAACGGGGGCGTAGTGCCTATGAGTTGATGGGCGTGGTCTTGAGCCGGTACTTAATCCGGCATGAATTCACTGGCGACCGTTACTTCGGTTGGTACTTCTTGGATGACTACGCGGAATGGCTGGGACAGAAAGAAGAGCAGATCGCTGATTTGATGGTTGTGAGCCCCGAGCAAACTGAAAATGGATTACTTTTGTCGATAATCGTCTCCGAATCGAAATACATCGACGAAGCGAACTTAGCGCCTAAGAAGAAGGAAAGTCAGAAACAACTGCGTGATACGGTACGTCGAGTTCACGAAGCGTTGTTCGGAAATCCAGATCGGCTTGACCGTGAATTGTGGCTAGCTCGTCTATCTGATCTGGTTCTTGATGGTGTCCTCTTCTCCGCGGGCCAGTCGCCTAAGGTTAGCGATTGGCGTCGCAACATCCGAGGCGGCAGCTGCAAGATCATGCTGCGCGGATATTCGCACGTCTTCGTACATTCACAGGATTCTTCCGATACAAACACCTTTCCATTGGATCAAGTCGAGAATTGTCACCAAGAAGTGTTCGCGCGAAAAGAGCTTCGCGAACTAATGTTAGCGTATTGGAAGGATGATGATCCTACCTCCGTTCGTAACCGTGAGTTTGATTTCCCGCCGTCAAATACTCCACATGAGTTTCTGCCGCCAACCGCCATACGGCGTTCAAGCGATATTGTGAAGCGATTTCCTAATTCGCCTGATCGTGCAGTCCCACCGACCGAGGCTGGCTCCCAGCAGAGTCACGCCAAAACCGATACGGAATCGCCGGAAATCGAAATTGATCCTTCTTCGGACAAGATAGAATCTATAAACCCGAGAGAATCTGGCCAAAACAGTGATCAAGCGGGGATTCTCACCAGCAAAGAAAGTGTCTGGGCTTTTGATGGATTGTCACGCGTAATTGAAGCACACGTGGAGACACGACTGGAATCTGAAGCAGACATCGAGTGGCTCAAAGAGGTTGTGAAGCGAACGAAAACTGGTCTGCAGCAGTACAATTTGCAAGCCAAATTGAAGAGCGAAACGATGACGCCAAACGCGGCATTGTTGAAGTTCGAGGGCAGCTCTCACCTCACAGTCGATCAGGTAGTCAAGCGTCAGTCTGAATTCCTGACCACACATGGACTTAACATTATCTCTGTTCAACCGGAACCAGGAATCGTGTCCATTGCTGTTGCTCGCCGGGAGCGTGAGGTCGTAAATCTCGCGGCGATCTGGAAGCGATGGAGTCCCGCGCGATCCGATGGCAACCAAAGCATAGCAATCGCCGTTCGCGAAAACGATGGATCTATACTTTACTTGGACCCTGGCCAGAAGCACGCTCCGCATACGCTGATAGCCGGCTCAACTGGCAGTGGAAAATCGGTACTAATGCAGAACATCTTGTTGGGCATTGCTGCAACTAATACCGTCAAGCAGGCCGAAATCGTGTTGATAGACCCCAAGCAAGGTGTGGACTACTTCCAGTTTGAGGACCTGCCGCATCTCGGCGGTGGCGTCATAACTGATGACCAGAAAGCCATTGAGCGTCTCCAAAGTCTTGTCGTCGAAATGGATGCCCGTTACTCGAGATTTAGACAAGCCCGCGCAAATAACATAACGTCATACAACAACAAGGTCGACACTGCTGACCGAATGCCAACTATTTGGCTGATTCATGACGAGTTCGCCGAGTGGATGATGGTGGAAGAGTACAAAGAAGCGGTCTCTACAACTGTGCAGCGTCTTGGTGTCAAAGCCCGAGCCGCGGGGATTCACCTAATCTTTGCTGCCCAGAGACCCGATGCCAACGTGATGCCCATGCAACTTCGATCAAATCTAGGAAACCGTCTCATCCTACGAGTCGATGGCGAGGGCACGTCCGAAATCGCCCTTGGAGAAAAAGGAGCAGAGAAACTTTTGGGCAAAGGCCACCTGTTAGCAAAACTCGAAGGTGAACCTGTTTGTGTTTATGCGCAGGTTCCACTCGCTTCGGGAGATTTTGTCGATGCGGCCATTCACGAGTTCTTATCTAACTAG
- a CDS encoding sigma-70 family RNA polymerase sigma factor, translating to MNEDQKIELFTEFWLKAEPAVSAYVFASVSRFHDAEDVVQRIAQELARRFDEYDPSRPFVAWALWIAKSRVIDFYRVQGRERVVFSDELLGKLADTIVQQADGRSGRREALEACLDELPPKSRRLLDLRYVEEQSAEEAAREFDSSAASVRVLLSRVRTVLASCIERRLAMENVRC from the coding sequence ATGAACGAAGATCAAAAGATAGAACTATTCACTGAATTCTGGCTCAAAGCTGAGCCGGCGGTGTCGGCCTACGTATTTGCGTCGGTTTCCAGATTCCATGATGCCGAAGATGTTGTTCAGCGGATCGCCCAGGAGCTGGCCCGCCGGTTCGATGAGTACGACCCAAGTCGCCCATTCGTTGCATGGGCTTTGTGGATCGCCAAATCGCGAGTGATTGACTTTTACCGGGTCCAAGGTCGCGAGCGGGTTGTTTTCTCGGACGAATTACTCGGCAAACTCGCCGATACGATTGTCCAGCAGGCTGATGGTCGCAGCGGGCGGCGTGAGGCGCTCGAGGCCTGTCTCGATGAACTCCCGCCAAAGTCGCGCCGGCTACTCGATTTGAGGTATGTGGAGGAGCAATCCGCCGAAGAAGCCGCACGGGAATTCGACTCATCGGCAGCTTCGGTTCGGGTACTTCTGTCTCGCGTCCGGACCGTTCTCGCTAGTTGCATTGAGCGACGTCTCGCGATGGAGAATGTCCGATGTTGA
- a CDS encoding restriction endonuclease, translated as MAVPDFQSMFVPFLSVLSDGEEHAIKQVTEAIADEMDLTRQDREEMLSSGSQRRLANRVGWARTHLKHAKLIEYTGRGVMKITQRGLDSLSSHPNGLTLKDLDQFAEHYEWHHKKRPSSPASTDGDQRGSTSTPEEQIASLTTELNAKLADDILAQVREMDPYKFEQLVIDLLFAMGYGGSRAEAAKVTKASNDEGIDGIISEDRLGLDMIYVQAKRWKDSVGRKEIQAFVGALAGKQASKGVFITTSSFRNTAIEYAEAVTQKVVLIDGERLGELMIEYDIGVSRDQAFVLKKIDSDYFEDM; from the coding sequence ATGGCTGTTCCAGACTTTCAATCGATGTTCGTTCCGTTTCTTAGCGTACTCTCGGATGGGGAAGAGCATGCCATCAAGCAGGTCACCGAGGCGATTGCGGATGAGATGGATCTAACGCGGCAAGACCGAGAGGAGATGTTGTCTAGCGGTAGTCAACGACGCCTGGCCAATCGCGTCGGATGGGCACGGACCCACCTAAAGCACGCCAAGTTGATCGAGTATACGGGGCGCGGCGTGATGAAGATCACTCAACGTGGACTAGATTCACTGTCAAGCCATCCCAATGGCCTGACGCTTAAGGATCTTGATCAGTTTGCTGAACACTACGAGTGGCACCACAAAAAACGGCCATCATCTCCGGCATCCACTGACGGCGATCAACGCGGCAGCACGTCTACACCTGAAGAGCAAATCGCTAGTTTGACCACGGAATTAAACGCCAAACTTGCTGATGACATACTAGCGCAGGTTCGTGAAATGGACCCGTACAAGTTTGAGCAGTTGGTAATCGATTTGCTGTTTGCGATGGGCTACGGAGGTTCACGAGCGGAAGCAGCGAAGGTCACTAAGGCGTCAAATGATGAGGGCATAGATGGTATCATCAGCGAGGATCGTCTCGGTCTCGACATGATCTACGTCCAAGCCAAACGCTGGAAAGATAGTGTCGGACGAAAGGAGATTCAGGCGTTTGTCGGCGCGTTGGCCGGCAAGCAGGCGAGCAAAGGGGTGTTCATTACGACGAGCAGCTTTCGCAATACAGCGATCGAGTACGCGGAAGCGGTGACACAGAAGGTGGTTTTGATTGACGGTGAACGCTTGGGGGAGCTCATGATCGAGTACGACATAGGCGTGTCGCGAGACCAGGCTTTTGTGCTGAAGAAGATCGACTCGGACTACTTCGAAGATATGTAA
- a CDS encoding sulfatase family protein, with translation MKLEMKETFFRRLIQCGFSLFVVLLNVSATTISAAEKPNIVVILADDLGFGSLNSYGASDSHIRTPNIDRLAQEGRRFTDANTPSSVCSPTRYGLLTGRYDWRTNQKHGVISTTDPLHIETSRSTIASLLKSTGYRTAAIGKWHLGYGTKKADFTKPLSPGPLDLGFDYHFAVPQNHGDASGIYVRNQHVVGLRSDRSISVGKSPYGRDFMGIDAPQRVDEHVMDELTTEAVDWLENQSAEQPFFLYFATVAIHFPYTPSDKTKGDSGIGLYGDWIHELDLSVGRILDTLERMNVTDDTLVIFTSDNGGVLMTEGPRPEAEAYRAGFRCNGDWRGRKHSIYEGGFRVPFLVRWPGRVQPGTVCDETINLVDTYATLAALVDLPIRAEEDLAEDSFNVLPAILDSSYEEPLRPSMLVHSPNGNFAIRSGAWKYIEGKPSPTLKRTPQRDELHPQLYNLRDDPGEENNLIDKHPDVAERLAGLLEKHRVDGRSTIKEQQDK, from the coding sequence ATGAAACTCGAAATGAAAGAAACATTCTTTAGACGCTTGATCCAGTGTGGGTTCAGCCTGTTCGTCGTACTGCTGAATGTCTCGGCGACTACGATTTCTGCGGCCGAAAAGCCGAACATTGTGGTCATTCTCGCGGATGACTTAGGTTTCGGCAGTCTCAATAGTTACGGCGCGAGCGATTCTCACATACGGACGCCCAATATCGACCGACTTGCCCAAGAGGGGCGGCGATTCACCGACGCGAATACTCCGTCGTCCGTCTGCTCACCGACTCGTTATGGATTGCTGACCGGGCGATATGATTGGCGTACGAATCAGAAGCATGGCGTCATCAGCACGACCGACCCACTGCACATCGAAACGTCGCGCTCGACGATCGCATCGCTGCTGAAGTCGACGGGTTATCGTACGGCCGCAATCGGTAAGTGGCACCTTGGGTATGGCACCAAGAAGGCTGACTTCACGAAACCACTATCGCCCGGACCACTGGACCTCGGATTCGACTATCACTTTGCCGTGCCTCAGAACCACGGCGATGCTTCGGGTATTTACGTCCGAAATCAGCATGTCGTCGGCTTGCGTTCCGACCGCAGTATTTCGGTTGGTAAGTCACCCTATGGTCGAGACTTTATGGGGATCGATGCCCCGCAGCGCGTTGATGAACACGTGATGGATGAGCTGACGACGGAAGCCGTTGACTGGCTTGAGAATCAATCAGCCGAACAGCCTTTCTTTCTGTACTTTGCAACCGTCGCAATCCACTTTCCCTACACACCATCAGACAAGACCAAGGGCGACAGTGGGATCGGCCTTTATGGTGACTGGATTCATGAGTTGGATCTCTCCGTCGGTCGGATCTTAGACACGCTAGAACGAATGAATGTGACCGATGATACGCTCGTCATCTTCACCAGCGACAACGGTGGCGTATTGATGACGGAGGGACCACGACCCGAAGCGGAAGCGTATCGAGCTGGTTTTCGTTGCAACGGCGACTGGCGTGGACGTAAACACAGCATCTACGAAGGCGGTTTCCGAGTTCCATTTCTCGTACGCTGGCCCGGGCGCGTTCAGCCTGGAACGGTCTGCGACGAAACAATCAATCTCGTCGACACCTACGCAACGCTGGCCGCGTTGGTCGATCTTCCTATTCGAGCAGAGGAAGACCTGGCCGAGGACAGCTTCAATGTCCTGCCAGCGATTCTTGACTCTTCGTACGAAGAACCGTTACGGCCATCGATGCTCGTGCACAGCCCCAACGGCAACTTTGCGATTCGAAGCGGAGCATGGAAATACATCGAAGGCAAGCCGAGCCCAACACTAAAGCGGACTCCACAACGCGACGAACTTCACCCTCAGCTTTACAACCTGCGCGACGACCCAGGCGAAGAGAACAACCTCATTGATAAGCATCCCGACGTTGCAGAGCGATTGGCCGGATTGCTTGAGAAACATCGCGTTGACGGACGATCAACGATAAAGGAGCAGCAAGACAAGTGA
- a CDS encoding LamG-like jellyroll fold domain-containing protein yields the protein MLKADELIDRILEGDASEEDAKDFQAWLQVPGNLEQFSLRAELHADLRRSLRRRYIQNRALESDADGTVTDSASSPVNHPATVVLSRQVLRLTVAGIATAACVFIALLWYRRDGLPTSEDAFAATVVSNVNGVLTAEGSQWNEKLIPTGDYELQQGLLNLQFGGGVMVYVEAPARFAVVNHKRVILHGGRMSAKVPPEGIGFTVETPEAEVVDFGTEFSVDVEGGASEVHVFDGLVRVHPGASKQRDVSRTIDLQASQAVRISNGFTEPEGISVAFDRFVRNFDEPRLNYARAIKQLSPLVYYRMPIRDRGLVAQPPQYSGVVLTGEGKRPPHACGVFIGGSLRVGVDSTGRGGRVDSPPTLSTGKFSLTVFVYLENPARQAVVVTNFDGKRGNFGLSLSSQGILEFTLRSDVARNTVLGTSVLPLQTWRHVAATADGNHLHLYEDGKLVDSTPCVDMAVSDSETLWFGTDANSTRAWNGRIDEVAMFDRALTDEEVAALYLTAQEEIARSQ from the coding sequence ATGTTGAAAGCAGACGAGTTAATCGACCGAATTCTCGAAGGAGACGCATCCGAAGAGGACGCCAAGGATTTTCAGGCATGGTTACAGGTTCCCGGAAACCTTGAACAGTTTTCTCTCCGTGCCGAGTTGCACGCGGATTTGCGGCGATCATTACGCCGCCGATACATTCAAAATCGCGCATTGGAATCAGACGCAGATGGCACCGTTACTGACTCTGCATCATCGCCAGTAAATCACCCCGCTACGGTCGTCCTCTCGCGTCAAGTACTACGGCTGACCGTGGCGGGGATTGCAACTGCCGCTTGCGTCTTCATCGCATTGCTGTGGTATCGACGCGACGGGTTACCGACTTCTGAGGATGCTTTTGCAGCGACCGTCGTGAGCAATGTAAACGGGGTGCTCACTGCAGAAGGTTCGCAATGGAATGAAAAGCTAATTCCAACAGGTGATTACGAATTGCAGCAAGGACTATTAAATCTGCAGTTTGGCGGTGGAGTGATGGTCTACGTCGAGGCTCCTGCCCGCTTCGCTGTGGTCAATCACAAGCGTGTGATTCTGCACGGCGGCCGGATGTCGGCCAAGGTTCCTCCCGAAGGGATCGGTTTCACCGTCGAAACGCCCGAAGCGGAAGTGGTTGACTTCGGAACGGAGTTCTCCGTTGATGTCGAAGGCGGGGCGAGCGAGGTCCACGTGTTCGATGGACTGGTGCGCGTTCATCCCGGAGCATCCAAACAACGTGATGTCTCAAGAACCATTGATCTACAAGCGTCTCAGGCTGTGCGGATTTCTAATGGATTCACGGAGCCCGAGGGCATCTCCGTTGCATTCGACAGGTTTGTTCGCAACTTTGACGAACCAAGGCTCAATTACGCTCGCGCGATCAAACAGTTATCGCCTTTGGTTTACTACCGAATGCCAATCCGCGACCGAGGCTTAGTTGCTCAGCCACCCCAATATTCTGGCGTCGTCCTTACTGGCGAAGGCAAGCGTCCGCCCCATGCGTGCGGTGTGTTTATTGGCGGTTCACTGAGGGTTGGAGTCGATTCTACTGGCCGTGGAGGACGCGTCGATTCGCCGCCGACTTTGAGTACGGGGAAATTCTCATTGACGGTGTTTGTCTATTTAGAAAATCCTGCGCGCCAAGCAGTGGTTGTCACGAACTTTGACGGGAAGCGTGGAAACTTTGGCTTGTCACTTAGTTCGCAGGGAATATTGGAGTTCACCCTTCGCAGCGATGTTGCTCGGAACACGGTACTGGGCACTTCCGTCTTGCCATTACAGACCTGGCGGCACGTGGCGGCGACTGCAGATGGCAATCATTTGCATCTTTACGAGGACGGGAAGCTCGTTGATTCCACGCCTTGTGTAGACATGGCAGTCAGCGACTCCGAAACGCTTTGGTTCGGCACCGATGCTAACTCAACCCGGGCGTGGAACGGACGGATCGATGAAGTCGCAATGTTCGACAGAGCGCTAACCGACGAAGAAGTTGCTGCACTGTACCTTACCGCTCAAGAGGAGATTGCCAGATCGCAATGA
- a CDS encoding DUF4007 family protein has product MSEPNYRFSGHESFTCRYAWLPKAVEALSSNPSLFSEIDEAMVQLGLGKNMVQSLRFWVQAMRVAEPGDGNHLRLTGFGKSIFGRDGLDPFMEDSSTLWLLHWQLCSHHDNPLFAWHFLFNRYNEPEIVRSEVLEAIDTESRQLARPLAKATLAQHFDVFMHTYMPTRGKKNEIIEDNLDCPLVELGLIERTGEKFNKKSVKEPVYGFNREPKPDLTMGVFAFAIDDFWKRCKSDEQSLSLSELTTGIGSPGQVFKLPEDDIRHRLSTMGSWGEDYEYRESAMFEQLVRVRNAYTTEELIEYAYEGDFANV; this is encoded by the coding sequence GTGAGCGAACCCAACTACCGATTTAGCGGCCACGAATCCTTCACCTGCCGGTATGCGTGGCTTCCAAAGGCGGTTGAAGCCTTGTCCAGCAACCCGTCATTGTTCAGCGAAATCGACGAGGCGATGGTTCAGCTAGGACTGGGAAAGAACATGGTTCAGTCACTTCGGTTTTGGGTTCAGGCAATGCGAGTTGCCGAGCCAGGTGACGGAAATCACCTGCGGCTTACAGGGTTCGGAAAGAGTATTTTCGGGCGCGACGGACTTGATCCGTTCATGGAAGATTCAAGTACCCTCTGGCTTCTTCACTGGCAACTTTGCTCTCATCACGACAACCCTCTCTTTGCCTGGCACTTCCTATTCAACCGATACAACGAACCTGAGATAGTTCGCTCGGAAGTGCTCGAAGCCATCGACACAGAATCAAGGCAGTTAGCCCGTCCACTCGCAAAAGCGACTTTAGCTCAGCATTTTGACGTGTTCATGCATACCTACATGCCTACACGCGGCAAAAAGAATGAAATTATCGAAGATAACCTCGATTGTCCTTTGGTCGAGCTTGGCTTGATCGAGCGAACCGGTGAAAAGTTTAACAAGAAGAGCGTGAAGGAGCCGGTCTACGGATTCAATCGAGAGCCGAAACCCGATTTGACGATGGGCGTATTTGCTTTTGCGATCGATGATTTTTGGAAACGCTGCAAGTCGGATGAGCAATCGCTTTCGCTTAGCGAGCTGACTACTGGGATTGGCAGCCCTGGCCAAGTCTTCAAGCTTCCTGAAGACGACATCAGGCATCGGCTATCCACGATGGGCAGCTGGGGAGAAGACTATGAGTATCGTGAGTCGGCGATGTTCGAGCAACTAGTGCGAGTTAGAAACGCATACACGACGGAGGAGCTAATCGAATATGCCTATGAAGGAGATTTCGCCAATGTCTAG